In Oscillatoria sp. FACHB-1407, the genomic stretch CCTGCCAGATTGACATTGCTGAGGTGGGCGTTGGGTAAATCTTCATCCTCCAGGTCGGCACCTGCCAACTGTTTTACTTTCCCGGCACGAATCGCTTCAATATCCATAGTGGTTTATCTGACGGAGGGGCTTGCGGGTGAACTGGATTCGTCGATGTAAGGCAGCAACTCGTCGTCGGAATGAGAATCGAGCAGCCAGATTCCAGCGGCAATTTTGGGCAGATTGACGGGCAGATTTAGCCCCTGCTGTAGACCCCCAACCAGGAGAGCAAGGGTTTCGACGAGTTTGGGATCCCAGCGATCGCCTGCTTCAGCTTGGCACGCTGCCAGAGCACTGGACAATGCTTCTGGAGGATAGGATGCGAAATTGCCAGGTTCGGTGTCAGGTGTGCGATGAGCGGCAAGGTGTGCCTGAAACTCAGCCACCAATCCCAACATTCTCGATTCCAGAGGGATTGCATCTCCCGCTAAACGAGCAGGTAGCCCAGATCCATTCCACCATTCGGTCTGGTGGGTAATGATAGTGGCGATCGCCTTCATGCGGTTCATCGTCCGGAGCAGTTGCGCCCCAGGCACCAGAGGACAGGCGAGAGGGACGGCATCCGGGTCATAACGATGGGTTGCACTGGGGCTTAACTCTGTCTCCTGCGATAGCGAGCCGATACGATGTAACAACCCTGCCAAGCGCAACCGATGCAGTTGCCAGGCTGGCAGATCGAGCAATTGCCCCAGAGTTTCTGCCAAGGTCGCGATCTCAGCTGCTGTCATCGGGTTGCTAATGTCGGTTTGGTCGATCAGTTGAGCAATGCGTAAAAAGGCTTGCAACTCATTGGACACCAGATTGTTATCTAGAAACCCCTGCCCCGGATAGGCGTAGGAGGGGGCGTTGTGGAGCAGATCTTGTTGACTAGCTTGCAAGTAATTCACAACGCGGGAGACGATGTCACCCAATTGCTCAGGGGTTGATACTCCAGCTAACCCCGTCTGGTAGTGGGATTGCGCTTTGATGGCTTGTAACTGGTCAGCCAGTTGAGTGCTCAGGGTGGGGTTATAACGACGGATATGGGCGATCGCCAGTTCAGCTGTCTCTTGCACCAGTGTAGGCTCAAACGTCCACAGCCCATAAAACTTGCGCTCTCGATCCATCTCTGGCACACCCGCCACTCCATAGTCTTCGGGGGTCAACTCCTGACACAACACCATCGCTGTGTAGCTGGGGGAGGCAATAATCAGGTGCCACTCCTGCGCAACCGGATCAACCGGGTCGAGGCTGACCAGAGCCACATTTGATCGCTGGCTGGTGGGATGTTCAGCAAAACCCGCATCGGGAGCCGCCATGATGACAATCTGTTGGGCGCGATCGGCGATTTCACCGTAGCGATCGGCTTCTTCGAGATACCACTTACCTCGCTGAAAGGCGGTGATCACGAGCGGTGAGTAGTTGTCGGTCAGAATCGAATCTTCAAGGGCATGACACAAAGACACCAGTGTGTTCTTGTAATACACGCCAAAGTTCAAAGATCGTTTGCCCGTTTCTGCGCCTTGATGCGCTTCTTTAAGCGTTTGTAAAATAGAGCCTTTTAACATGAGACGGCTGAGCAAAAAATCTTTGAGTGTGGACAAATAGATAGATTTTGAGGGAAATTATCGAGATTTTTGATACTCCTTATCATCGCAGATTTACTAGAGTCGTCAAACCCTGGAGGAAAGGATCAGGGATAAGGGGTAAAGGATAAAGGATAAGGGGTAAAGGCTAAAGGATGAGGGATAAAGGCTAAAAGGGGTGTGTCCAGAGTTTTGTATCAAGACGGGTGTGTCCAGAATTTTGTGCAAAACCCCATCCTGTCTTCGTTCTAACCCACCCGCGACTAAAGTGCGGGCTTATGGGATGAAGTCTGCTAAAGCAGACTAGGAGAAGTTCTCAGTCCACTTTAATGGACTTTGGAAGGTAGCCCACTATGGATGTGCGGGCAGATGGGAACGGTAACAGTCACACTTTAATTTACATAGCCACCACTGCTATACGGTTGTTTCGCGAAATGTCTCTACGGAGTTCATATGCTGGATCAGCAACATCTTTTAATGAACCCCCCCGTCATCTTGCGATTTTTATTTTTCATCCTTCATCCTTTATCCTTCATCCTTTATCCTTTATCCTTTATCCTTCATCCTTTATCCCTCATCCTTCATCCTTTATCCTTCCTTTCTACACTGCTCCTGCTAATTCCCGTGGTGTGTCAATTGGTGCAGTCAGGGCTTCCTCCAAGTCTGCTTTGCCCAACCGTTGCTCCAAAATGTTCATCACTTCACGTCCAAAGTCGTTGGGGTTTTGCTTCCAGGCTTGTAAGCAAACCTCTCCAAAGAAGGAACCAAGAGGCTCTGGGTTCCACAGCAGCTTACGCACAATCCAGGGCATATGGCTGAGGGGGTTGTAGCCCGGTTTCAATACGCCTTTTTTGAAAGCGTAATCCTCAAGATGGGTGTGAGGTTGTAAGCCAATGAAGAAGATGGCAGGTTCAACTTTGTCAGCCCCAAAGATGCTCTCTAACTCCCGGTGATAGGCGATCGTCTGGCGAATGGTGTCAAACGTTTCATCAATCACGTTAAAGGAGTAATTGATCGATACCAAGTCGTTGAACCCTGCGGATTTCAGATCACGGCAGTTTTGTAAAACTGTACGGAGGTTATAGCCCATCCGCATCTTTCGCACCAACTCCTGAGAACCGCTGGTGATGCCGATCTCAAAATAGTTCATCCCCGTTTTGACCATTAGGTCACAGAGTTTGGGCGTTAAGTTATCGGCTCGGATGTAAGCTGCCCAGTGAATATCGGACATTCCGGCATCCAGCACCTTTTGCAGCAACTCCTCGACATCGGCGATAAATTTGCGAGCGGGAATCAGTTGAGCGTCAGTAAACCAGAAGTTGCGAATGCCGCGATCGTAGAGTTGGCGCATTTCGCGCACTACCTCATCGGCTGGGTTGATGCGCACTTGCTTACCCTCTACAACGGTGTAAACGCAATAGCAGCAGTTATGAGGACAACCACGCTTTGTTTGTACGCCCACATAAAAGTCCTGCTCTTGCAGATAGTATTCAAACTCTGCCCAGATACTGGCGATGTAATCGTAGTTGCAGGCGGTTTTTTCAACGGGGGTCGGTTGCTCATGAATGAGGCGATCGCGGGGTTTGGTTTCTCCGGCGATGTAGCACCGCTCTCCAGAGATGTCCTGCCCTCGCAACAGCTTCTCTAAGAGAGTTTCTCCTTCACCCACCGAGACAACCGTTCCTTTGGGCAGCAGGGTGTTGAGCTGTTCATAAAAAACGCTGACGGCACCACCGCCTACCACCAAACGCGCATCCGATGTGTAGCGTTTTGCCCGTTTTAGCCCCCGTTTGATTAGCCCCAGGTTGCGCCACAACTCAGAGTAATAGGAGAGCATCAGTTGTAGACCACCCATTGCCCCCCGCACCCGGAGCAGCGGATTGCGAGCGTAGTTGAACTCAAAGGCATTTTGCAACGGGTTGCCGCCCCGTCCGCCGACGGGAGCATAGATTTGAATGTCGCGCCAGGAGAAAACGAGGAGCGTTGGCTTAAAGTCGTCAATACGGCGATCGAGGGCAGAGGCAAAATCGAGGGGTGGAACTGTTCCCAGATCAAAAATCTGCTGTTCCACATCAGGAAAGCACTTATGAACGTGGTCAGCCAGATAAACAACCCCAATTGGAAAGATTGGATTGCAGGGAAGGCGGACGTAGAGGATGCGATTTAATGCCATTGGAGCCTGTGCAACACAAGGAAAGCTAAATTCATTAATTTAATTTCATATAACTTTACGATACCACTGACTTCTGTTGCCTGCACGAGAGCAAGGGGGATCAATATATTGCAAGGAATCAAGGAAAGTCATAAGAAATTGCCTTGCCCATCAAAAAAAGCTTGGTAGTCGGGTTTACAGCTAGCAGGGATCAGCCGATGTTAGGGTTGCTTATAGTCTTTCCTTATGGTGCTAAGCTCCTCAACTGTCATGGCTCAAATTTTTGATCCCTTACCGGCGGATTGCTCTGACCCAATCCTCTGTTGCTACGTGAACGCGACCAGCAAAATTCAAATTGCTCGTATTACAAATATCGCTAATTGGTATTTTGAACGGGTTGTTTTTCCAGGACAACGATTAATGTTTGAGGCGATGCCACAGGCGTTGCTAGAGATTCACACCGGGATGATGGCAAGTGCTATTTTATCAGACACAATTCCCTGCTATCGTTTGCAGTTGCAAGAAGAAGAGGAGTCTGAACCTGTTTCTGAGGCAATCAGTACGGGGTTGGGATTTAGCAAAGTGGCTCATGAGACTCGTGCTGCTGTTTCTGCTGTTGCGGAATAGCACACCGTTGGAGAATGGCTAGGTTCTGTTTAGGCTGATTCCCAGGTATTGAGGCGATCGCTGAGATAGCCTGAGAGCTCTTTAATTAGACTCAAGTTGTGTGTTCCCAGTTAATAACATTGCTCCTCTTAAGGTTTGCTTTTTATCATCAACTCATTTCTTGTTTCTCAACATTATTTCCTGTTGTTCTGTTTATTTAGTCCTTTCAGTTTTTTAGGCTACTACATACACAAATTTCTGCCTCCTGCCAAGATGAGATGCAGGGTTGTTTCAAGCGTTTGAGAATCAGGCATCCAGGTTCCTCAGATACTCCCTCCGCCAACAATCCGATACAGGCTTTGTCTTAGCCTTCTGCCGTCCAATCGCGGACAAGCAAGTCGGCACAATGCCTCCCATGCAACGTGATAAAGGAGGGCTAAGTTCAGTTTAGACCCCATAATGAAGGGTGTTGAGTTGAGCCGCGCACTCCGTTGAATCTTCCGTCGTTTTTATGGCTCTGGCGCATCGCTGCCTGGTCGATGGGTTTGTCGTTGTTAGCCTATGTGCTGTTGGCTGCAACAGGCACCGGGCTATTTTATACTCGTTCGAGCGGTGGTCAACGACCTGACTGGTTGCGATCGCTCCACTTTTGCATTGGGGCGACGATGATTGCCCTGGTTTTGCTGCTACTGGCGATCGGCATTGTGGGTACGCTGGGGCACTTTGGCAGTTTGGGACACTCGGCGCATTTGCCCGCCGGAATCATCGTCGTCTTGCTGACGCTGCTTTCGGGTTGGAGTGCAACGCAAATAAGCCCAGACCGAGCCTGGGCAAGAGTTGTGCATGTGGGCACTAATTTGGTTCTTTTCGTGGGGTTTGTGTTGGTCAGCCTCACCGGATGGATTGTGGTGCAGAAGTATCTGCCCTGAAGGGGTGAGGCATTCGGCAAGTAGATGCTGTAACTGAATTGCAACTCTACCGAACGCCTCACCCTGACATTACCTACACCAACACATTGGAGCCAATCGCCAGGTTGTTGGGGTTGACATTGTTGAGCGTGACCAGGGTGGTGAAGGTTGCGCCACCTGTTGTGCCGTTCTGGTCAACCTGTACCAGCGTGTTGGAACCAGAGCGAGTAAACCGCAGGAACCCATCCGCCACTGGATTGGAGCCACTATAGCCGAGGCTATCAAACAACGTGATCAAGTCGAGTTTGTCTTGAGTGGTGTTGAAGTCGGTGATGCGGTCAGTGCGATCGCCAAAGGCAGTGTAGGCAAACGTGTCGTTGCCGCTGTTGCCCGTTTGAGTATCGTTGCCGCTGCCCCCAATCAGAATGTCATTGCCGCTGCCCCCGATTAGCTCATCATCACCGTTACCACCGATCAGCGTGTCGTTGCCGTCGCGTCCGTTGAGGGTGTTGCGTCGGCTATTCCCGGTAATCAGGTTATCGAGGGAGTTCCCTGTACCATTGATAGTTGAGTTGCCTATCAAGGTTAGGTTCTCGATGTGATTGCTCAGCGTCCACGACACGGAGGATTGCACCAGATCAGTGCCCTCGCCCGCGTTTTCAGTGGTGCGATCGCCAGAGGTGTTGACGATATAAGTGTCGTCTCCTAAACCGCCGATCATCGTGTCGCGATCGCCTCTGCCATCGAGGAGGTCGTTACCACCCAAGCCAGTGAGCGTGTTCCGCTCATCGTTGCCGATGATCACGTTTGCTTCGTTGTTTCCTGTACCGTTGATGGAGTTGCTGCCTGTCAGGGTCAGGTTCTCAACGTTGGCACTGAGAGCACCGATGGAAACGGAAGAACGCACCAGATCCGTGCCTTCACCGGGGTTCTCATTCACCACATCGCCAACACTATTGACAATGTAGGTGTCATCGCCCAAGCCACCAACCATCGTGTCGTTGCCACCCTGACCATCCAGTGTGTCGTTATCACCTAAACCAGTCAGGATGTTGTTGGCATTGTTGCCAGTAATCACGTTTGCCAGATCGTTGCCCGTGCCGTTGATGGAGTTGCTGCCCGTTAGAGTCAGGTTCTCAACGTTTGCGGCGAGAGAGGCGATCGTGATGGAGGAGCGTACCAGATCCGTCCCTTCATTGGGGTTCTCAACAATCACATCCTCCACATC encodes the following:
- a CDS encoding DICT sensory domain-containing protein, coding for MLKGSILQTLKEAHQGAETGKRSLNFGVYYKNTLVSLCHALEDSILTDNYSPLVITAFQRGKWYLEEADRYGEIADRAQQIVIMAAPDAGFAEHPTSQRSNVALVSLDPVDPVAQEWHLIIASPSYTAMVLCQELTPEDYGVAGVPEMDRERKFYGLWTFEPTLVQETAELAIAHIRRYNPTLSTQLADQLQAIKAQSHYQTGLAGVSTPEQLGDIVSRVVNYLQASQQDLLHNAPSYAYPGQGFLDNNLVSNELQAFLRIAQLIDQTDISNPMTAAEIATLAETLGQLLDLPAWQLHRLRLAGLLHRIGSLSQETELSPSATHRYDPDAVPLACPLVPGAQLLRTMNRMKAIATIITHQTEWWNGSGLPARLAGDAIPLESRMLGLVAEFQAHLAAHRTPDTEPGNFASYPPEALSSALAACQAEAGDRWDPKLVETLALLVGGLQQGLNLPVNLPKIAAGIWLLDSHSDDELLPYIDESSSPASPSVR
- a CDS encoding photosystem II high light acclimation radical SAM protein, whose translation is MALNRILYVRLPCNPIFPIGVVYLADHVHKCFPDVEQQIFDLGTVPPLDFASALDRRIDDFKPTLLVFSWRDIQIYAPVGGRGGNPLQNAFEFNYARNPLLRVRGAMGGLQLMLSYYSELWRNLGLIKRGLKRAKRYTSDARLVVGGGAVSVFYEQLNTLLPKGTVVSVGEGETLLEKLLRGQDISGERCYIAGETKPRDRLIHEQPTPVEKTACNYDYIASIWAEFEYYLQEQDFYVGVQTKRGCPHNCCYCVYTVVEGKQVRINPADEVVREMRQLYDRGIRNFWFTDAQLIPARKFIADVEELLQKVLDAGMSDIHWAAYIRADNLTPKLCDLMVKTGMNYFEIGITSGSQELVRKMRMGYNLRTVLQNCRDLKSAGFNDLVSINYSFNVIDETFDTIRQTIAYHRELESIFGADKVEPAIFFIGLQPHTHLEDYAFKKGVLKPGYNPLSHMPWIVRKLLWNPEPLGSFFGEVCLQAWKQNPNDFGREVMNILEQRLGKADLEEALTAPIDTPRELAGAV
- a CDS encoding DUF1830 domain-containing protein, whose protein sequence is MAQIFDPLPADCSDPILCCYVNATSKIQIARITNIANWYFERVVFPGQRLMFEAMPQALLEIHTGMMASAILSDTIPCYRLQLQEEEESEPVSEAISTGLGFSKVAHETRAAVSAVAE
- a CDS encoding DUF4079 domain-containing protein, whose product is MNLPSFLWLWRIAAWSMGLSLLAYVLLAATGTGLFYTRSSGGQRPDWLRSLHFCIGATMIALVLLLLAIGIVGTLGHFGSLGHSAHLPAGIIVVLLTLLSGWSATQISPDRAWARVVHVGTNLVLFVGFVLVSLTGWIVVQKYLP